Proteins from a single region of Belliella baltica DSM 15883:
- a CDS encoding T9SS type A sorting domain-containing protein, with the protein MTFWIYFYQSKAIRNSTRIYRIILFFLVYLFFAATSFSQIILENGDYRTIATGDFDNPAIWEVWNGTAWVAAIEKPTATNNIFLQRGHEVRLMGNEEANNVYLYSAASPGRKLNLQTFELRVNGALRGLRLESGEFEINTVTNATTDWIYPETGSIVFVGESRVVVDRASWSASNNNSRYRVIFRPNAGQTLTVNSAFKANAFIIESGTVRQTLNTSGIPACSTFSYNIQAAFNGTGPYGDFIIESGATLISECPGPPQEQIIRRTATIPGALFHLKPGGNLVLLENNPQMDVADFRFEGNVYYRSNTGTQSLIQTTFANSGNPKHYHNLLFENAALKVLPDSIFLTGDIGRLTGPEPSDGPTFLSFQGTGEQQIVNWDIDVSQIEVDKPTGRIFSNNDIRSKGNFFMTSGQIDFNGYDLYVNTIGSGAYFYSGGTWRNIQNFFYQNLPTSLDGKNSSFPFEDVYQDGIRRMRLTGNSPGGNLNIRYIEIPGSNDEPDYNDTDGTPILYQLNSYFELSGLSAGTDPIRMELAAENLIVDAVDDLRIVSNGLAAPGIHVPGADADTLWARRDLLFDELNNQSFTIGSYRYLSILPVTYLEQKAVWNQGKVRITWTTAEEKDNQYFEVEKAIESMDNFQVITKIPSHSKAENTYTYEFDWKEPIKNTYFRIKQTDFNGTSTYSKVFRLEGGWKELDVPRIYPNPLVSEPLHLILPSHYKQDETIIQIVGINGITHFSDSFRFFKESFDSSILDPGIYIFIIHDRTYRHHIKFIKK; encoded by the coding sequence ATGACTTTTTGGATTTACTTCTATCAATCTAAAGCTATTCGTAATTCGACACGAATTTACAGGATTATCTTGTTTTTTTTGGTTTATCTTTTTTTTGCTGCTACTTCATTCTCACAGATCATTTTAGAAAATGGAGATTACCGAACCATTGCAACGGGAGACTTTGATAATCCGGCGATTTGGGAAGTTTGGAATGGTACTGCTTGGGTAGCTGCCATAGAGAAGCCTACAGCTACGAATAATATCTTTCTCCAACGAGGTCACGAGGTGAGGCTAATGGGAAATGAAGAGGCAAATAACGTCTATTTATATAGCGCTGCTAGCCCTGGTAGAAAATTGAATTTACAAACATTTGAACTTAGAGTTAACGGGGCGCTTAGAGGGCTTCGCTTAGAATCAGGAGAATTTGAAATTAATACCGTGACAAACGCCACAACAGACTGGATTTATCCAGAGACTGGAAGCATTGTTTTTGTTGGTGAAAGTAGAGTTGTTGTAGATCGTGCATCTTGGAGTGCTAGTAATAATAACAGTAGATATCGGGTTATTTTCAGACCAAACGCGGGACAAACCCTAACGGTCAATTCTGCATTCAAAGCAAATGCATTCATTATCGAGTCTGGAACTGTTCGGCAAACTTTAAATACCTCAGGAATTCCAGCCTGTTCTACTTTTTCATACAACATACAAGCAGCCTTTAATGGAACAGGACCCTACGGAGATTTTATCATAGAATCTGGAGCTACCTTGATTTCAGAGTGTCCAGGTCCTCCACAAGAACAGATTATCAGAAGAACAGCAACTATTCCAGGAGCATTATTCCATCTCAAACCTGGAGGAAATCTGGTTTTGCTTGAAAACAATCCTCAAATGGATGTCGCGGATTTTCGCTTTGAAGGAAATGTCTATTACCGATCGAATACAGGAACCCAGAGCTTAATTCAAACAACCTTTGCCAATTCAGGAAATCCAAAACATTACCATAATCTCCTTTTCGAAAATGCAGCGTTGAAAGTATTGCCTGACTCTATTTTCTTGACTGGAGATATTGGAAGATTGACAGGTCCTGAACCGAGTGATGGGCCTACTTTCTTGAGTTTTCAAGGGACGGGAGAACAACAGATTGTCAACTGGGATATCGATGTTTCTCAGATTGAAGTTGATAAACCAACAGGGAGGATCTTTTCCAACAATGATATTCGAAGTAAAGGAAACTTCTTTATGACCTCTGGTCAGATTGATTTCAATGGCTATGACCTTTATGTAAATACAATTGGAAGTGGGGCATATTTCTATTCAGGTGGAACTTGGAGAAATATTCAGAACTTTTTTTACCAAAATCTTCCTACATCTCTTGATGGAAAAAATTCAAGCTTTCCATTTGAAGATGTCTATCAAGATGGAATCAGAAGAATGCGGCTAACTGGGAATTCTCCCGGAGGCAATTTGAATATTAGGTACATAGAAATCCCAGGATCAAATGATGAGCCTGATTATAACGATACAGACGGAACACCAATTTTGTATCAATTGAATTCATATTTTGAGCTAAGTGGGCTTTCTGCTGGAACAGATCCAATTAGAATGGAATTGGCAGCAGAAAATTTAATTGTAGATGCAGTTGATGACCTCAGAATTGTAAGCAATGGACTTGCCGCTCCTGGCATTCATGTTCCCGGTGCGGATGCTGATACCTTATGGGCAAGAAGAGATTTGCTATTTGACGAGCTCAATAATCAATCCTTCACCATTGGAAGTTACAGGTACCTTTCCATACTTCCCGTCACCTATCTGGAGCAAAAAGCAGTTTGGAATCAAGGAAAAGTTCGAATAACATGGACAACTGCCGAAGAAAAAGACAATCAATATTTTGAGGTTGAAAAAGCGATCGAGTCGATGGATAATTTTCAAGTAATCACCAAAATACCTAGTCATTCTAAAGCCGAAAATACTTATACTTACGAATTTGATTGGAAGGAACCAATCAAAAACACTTATTTCAGAATTAAGCAAACGGATTTTAATGGAACAAGCACTTACAGCAAAGTTTTCCGATTAGAAGGAGGTTGGAAAGAATTGGATGTGCCAAGAATTTATCCAAATCCACTAGTCTCGGAACCACTACATTTGATTTTGCCCTCACATTATAAACAAGATGAGACAATCATTCAAATCGTTGGCATAAACGGAATTACACATTTTTCTGATTCTTTTCGATTCTTCAAAGAATCTTTTGATAGCTCAATATTGGATCCTGGGATCTATATTTTCATTATTCATGATAGGACATATCGTCACCATATCAAGTTTATCAAAAAGTGA
- a CDS encoding DUF4105 domain-containing protein — protein sequence MKYIFKKLFLTYTFIYTFSFFAQAESYQVSLLTCDPGDQIYSVFGHSAIRIINQETGEDLVFNYGTFDFNAPYFVVKFTQRTLDYMLSVTTFDRFIYEYQYFQRDVREQVLDLNPEQTQEIINFLRVNTLPENKFYRYDFFYDNCATRIRDLFETVLGNQLQWNEQPNAEEKSFRELIDEYVYPLPWYDLGIDLALGSVIDARASERDKQFLPDYMEAAFQRAIIEGDGPSRPLVLSQRTILEFPEQNTGGSLFNPYLIMWLIAIVFMVITYLGYKKKRLYIGFDAALFTVLGLVGLLVVVLWFLTFHSQTKWNWNLLWAFPLHLGLVYGLLKKEAAVWVRKYLMFALIMADAAVVFWILGWQSFHPSLIPILLVIILRTNFLYYNFEKFKNHKLNMGK from the coding sequence ATGAAATATATTTTCAAAAAGCTTTTCCTTACATATACGTTTATTTATACGTTTAGCTTTTTTGCTCAAGCAGAGTCTTATCAGGTGAGCCTTTTGACTTGTGATCCTGGAGATCAGATTTATTCTGTATTTGGACACAGCGCCATCAGAATCATCAATCAAGAAACTGGCGAAGATTTGGTCTTTAATTACGGGACTTTTGATTTTAATGCTCCCTATTTTGTGGTGAAATTCACGCAAAGAACATTAGATTATATGCTCAGTGTGACCACTTTTGACCGTTTTATTTATGAATACCAATATTTTCAAAGAGATGTAAGAGAGCAAGTGCTAGATCTTAATCCTGAGCAAACCCAAGAAATTATCAATTTTCTCAGGGTAAATACCCTTCCTGAAAACAAGTTCTATCGCTACGACTTCTTTTATGACAATTGCGCAACAAGAATTCGAGATCTTTTCGAAACCGTGCTTGGTAATCAGCTTCAGTGGAATGAACAGCCAAATGCCGAAGAAAAGTCTTTTAGGGAATTGATTGATGAATATGTTTACCCGCTACCTTGGTATGATTTGGGGATTGATTTGGCCTTAGGGTCGGTGATCGACGCAAGGGCAAGTGAAAGGGATAAGCAATTTCTGCCGGATTATATGGAAGCTGCTTTCCAAAGAGCAATCATCGAAGGCGATGGACCTTCTCGACCTTTGGTATTATCACAAAGAACTATCCTAGAGTTTCCTGAGCAAAATACAGGTGGAAGTCTGTTTAATCCTTATTTGATCATGTGGTTGATTGCAATTGTATTTATGGTAATCACCTATTTGGGCTATAAAAAGAAAAGATTGTACATTGGGTTTGATGCGGCATTGTTTACTGTTTTGGGTCTTGTAGGCCTGTTGGTAGTGGTGCTTTGGTTTTTGACTTTCCACTCTCAAACCAAATGGAATTGGAATCTGCTCTGGGCTTTTCCTCTGCATTTGGGGTTGGTTTATGGCTTGTTGAAAAAGGAAGCTGCTGTTTGGGTCAGGAAATATTTGATGTTTGCTTTGATCATGGCTGATGCTGCTGTGGTCTTTTGGATTTTGGGATGGCAGTCTTTTCACCCTAGTTTAATCCCTATTTTATTGGTGATCATTCTCAGAACAAATTTCCTTTACTACAATTTTGAAAAATTCAAAAACCACAAGCTGAATATGGGAAAATAG
- the uvrB gene encoding excinuclease ABC subunit UvrB, with protein MDFNLQSEYKPTGDQPVAIEQLVHGVNEGDPAQVLLGVTGSGKTFTIANVIQQVQKPTLVLSHNKTLAAQLYGEFKQFFPENSVEYFISYYDYYQPEAFIPTSGTYIEKDLSINEEIEKLRLSATSALLSGRRDVIVVASVSCIYGIGNPEEFAKNVIRLQEGDRIPRNQLLFKLVDILYSRTNNDLTHGTFRVKGDTVDIFVAYADFAYRIFFWGDEIEAIQRVDPATGKKISDEKIISIFPANLFVTGRDVIDTAINEIQDDMMAQVSFFEKDMKLIEAKRLKERTEFDLEMIRELGYCSGVENYSRYFDRRMPGTRPFCLLDYFPDDFLLVIDESHVTVPQVRAMWGGDRSRKVNLVDYGFRLPSALDNRPLKFDEFESLTNQVIYVSATPADYELAQSEGIVVEQIIRPTGLLDPLIEVRPSANQIDDLLEEIDQTIKTDARVLVTTLTKRMAEELQKYLERTGVKSRYIHSEVKPLDRVEILRELRLGIFDVLVGVNLLREGLDLPEVSLVAILDADKEGFLRNERSLVQTIGRAARNENGRVIMYADKVTDSMKLAIDETKRRRGVQMEYNEKHGIVPKTILKSREKIMGQTKVADSKKNAKLYQENLELEAMVAADPLVQYLSKEKLEKLIASTQKQMEKAAKELNFMEAARLRDEWQGMKNRLADMERGVKK; from the coding sequence ATGGATTTTAACTTACAATCAGAGTACAAACCTACCGGAGATCAGCCTGTTGCCATTGAACAATTGGTTCATGGAGTAAATGAGGGCGATCCAGCTCAGGTTCTTTTAGGTGTGACAGGTTCTGGCAAAACCTTCACCATAGCCAATGTGATTCAGCAAGTCCAAAAACCCACTTTGGTTTTGAGTCATAACAAGACACTTGCAGCGCAATTGTACGGAGAGTTCAAGCAATTTTTTCCAGAGAATTCTGTCGAATACTTTATTTCGTATTACGATTATTATCAGCCAGAAGCTTTTATTCCGACGAGTGGAACCTATATTGAAAAGGATCTTTCGATCAATGAAGAAATTGAAAAACTGCGATTAAGTGCTACTTCAGCATTATTATCCGGGAGACGAGACGTGATTGTAGTGGCATCTGTTTCTTGTATTTATGGTATTGGAAATCCAGAAGAGTTTGCCAAAAATGTTATCCGACTTCAGGAAGGAGATAGAATTCCAAGGAATCAATTGCTCTTTAAATTGGTCGATATTCTGTACAGCCGAACCAATAATGACCTCACCCATGGTACATTCAGAGTGAAAGGGGATACTGTTGACATTTTTGTTGCCTATGCTGATTTTGCTTACAGAATTTTCTTTTGGGGTGATGAAATTGAGGCTATACAGAGAGTTGACCCTGCAACTGGAAAGAAGATTTCTGATGAAAAAATTATCTCTATTTTTCCAGCCAACCTTTTCGTAACAGGCAGAGATGTCATCGATACTGCCATCAATGAAATTCAGGATGACATGATGGCTCAGGTTTCATTTTTTGAAAAGGACATGAAATTGATAGAGGCCAAGCGATTAAAAGAACGGACAGAGTTTGACTTGGAAATGATCAGAGAGCTTGGATACTGTTCGGGAGTGGAGAACTATTCGCGATATTTTGATCGAAGAATGCCGGGAACACGTCCTTTCTGTTTGTTGGATTATTTTCCTGATGATTTCTTGTTGGTGATCGATGAAAGTCACGTTACTGTGCCGCAAGTTCGTGCAATGTGGGGAGGTGATAGATCTAGAAAAGTGAACTTGGTAGATTACGGTTTTAGATTGCCGTCGGCCTTGGATAATAGACCATTGAAGTTTGATGAATTTGAAAGTTTGACCAATCAAGTCATCTATGTAAGTGCTACGCCAGCTGATTATGAATTGGCCCAAAGCGAAGGAATAGTGGTTGAACAAATTATTCGACCAACAGGCTTGCTTGATCCATTGATTGAGGTGAGGCCAAGTGCGAATCAGATTGATGATTTGTTGGAAGAAATTGACCAAACCATCAAGACTGATGCTAGGGTTTTAGTGACTACGTTAACCAAAAGAATGGCAGAGGAACTCCAAAAATATCTTGAACGAACGGGTGTAAAAAGCAGATATATCCATTCAGAAGTGAAGCCTTTAGATAGGGTGGAGATTTTAAGGGAGCTTCGTTTGGGAATTTTTGATGTATTGGTAGGGGTGAACTTGTTGAGAGAAGGGTTGGATTTGCCGGAGGTTTCTTTAGTGGCTATTTTGGATGCGGACAAAGAGGGCTTTTTGAGAAATGAAAGGAGTTTGGTTCAGACCATAGGTCGTGCAGCAAGAAACGAAAATGGCCGTGTAATCATGTATGCAGATAAAGTTACTGATTCTATGAAGTTGGCAATCGATGAAACAAAAAGGCGTCGAGGCGTTCAGATGGAATACAATGAAAAGCATGGAATAGTACCAAAAACAATCCTTAAATCTCGTGAAAAAATCATGGGACAAACCAAGGTTGCTGACAGCAAGAAAAATGCGAAGCTTTACCAAGAAAACCTTGAACTCGAAGCAATGGTAGCAGCTGACCCATTGGTACAATATCTGAGTAAAGAGAAACTTGAAAAACTTATTGCTTCCACTCAAAAGCAAATGGAAAAAGCAGCAAAAGAGTTGAACTTTATGGAAGCTGCACGCCTAAGAGACGAATGGCAAGGAATGAAAAATAGACTTGCCGATATGGAGAGGGGAGTGAAGAAGTGA
- a CDS encoding AlbA family DNA-binding domain-containing protein, which translates to MTLQEIQRYAQQGEGLRIEFKKKAAYPEKIVREIVALANTEGGVLLLGVDDDGTVSGQRFIEEEIFVMEKAIKELILPELEYEVKFFKMNPKKGVAVFQIPKSILRPHYIKEGEKKKAFIRVKDKTVQASKEVWEILRRGKNPKDIVFTYGQKETILMQALAEKGKITVKEFAFLAKLPKFLASKTLVRLVLANVIQIVPQEIEDYYILKS; encoded by the coding sequence ATGACATTGCAAGAAATTCAGAGATATGCACAGCAGGGCGAGGGCTTGAGGATCGAGTTCAAGAAGAAAGCTGCCTATCCTGAAAAAATTGTGCGTGAAATTGTTGCTTTGGCAAATACAGAAGGTGGGGTTTTATTGCTTGGAGTTGATGACGATGGAACGGTGAGTGGTCAGCGATTTATCGAAGAGGAGATTTTTGTGATGGAAAAAGCGATCAAGGAATTGATTCTCCCTGAATTAGAGTATGAAGTCAAATTTTTCAAAATGAACCCAAAGAAAGGCGTAGCAGTCTTTCAAATTCCCAAATCCATCTTAAGACCACATTACATCAAAGAAGGAGAAAAGAAAAAGGCTTTTATTCGTGTAAAAGATAAAACCGTGCAAGCAAGTAAAGAGGTTTGGGAGATCTTGCGAAGAGGCAAGAATCCCAAGGATATTGTTTTTACCTACGGTCAAAAAGAAACTATCCTAATGCAAGCTTTGGCAGAAAAAGGAAAAATTACAGTAAAAGAATTTGCATTTTTAGCCAAATTACCCAAGTTTCTTGCTTCAAAAACATTGGTAAGATTAGTGCTCGCCAATGTCATTCAAATCGTACCACAAGAGATTGAAGATTATTATATATTGAAATCTTGA
- a CDS encoding 1-aminocyclopropane-1-carboxylate deaminase/D-cysteine desulfhydrase — MLTPQSISNQKINYPLWEDRGIEVWIKRLDQVHPLASGNKFFKLKYNLERAISENHDTILTFGGAYSNHIYATAAAAKSLGLHSIGIIRGEETLPLNPTLASAKENGMRVDYVDREAYRRKTEPEFLQALQEKFGNFYLIPEGGNNAEAIKGTSEILEEKDSEFTHITCSIGTGGTFTGLVNSIEEQQTLLGFSSLKGDFIHEEIKNLLKSHQVVSKGKYQILDQFHFGGYGKVNADLIEFVKWFYKEFEIVLEPIYTGKMIYGLFEMIKNKTIESNSKILIIHTGGLQGLAGFNHRFGTSLPL, encoded by the coding sequence ATGCTCACACCACAATCAATCAGCAATCAAAAAATCAATTACCCACTCTGGGAAGATAGAGGTATAGAAGTTTGGATCAAGCGCTTAGATCAGGTTCATCCACTAGCCTCAGGTAACAAATTTTTCAAACTTAAATACAATCTTGAAAGAGCGATTTCCGAGAATCATGACACCATATTAACGTTTGGAGGCGCATATTCCAATCATATTTATGCCACCGCTGCAGCAGCAAAATCTTTAGGTTTGCATAGCATTGGGATCATTCGAGGAGAAGAAACTTTACCTCTCAACCCAACGCTCGCATCTGCCAAAGAAAATGGGATGAGGGTCGATTATGTTGATAGAGAAGCATATCGAAGAAAAACTGAACCGGAATTTCTTCAAGCACTCCAAGAAAAATTTGGCAATTTCTATCTTATTCCAGAAGGAGGAAATAATGCTGAAGCCATCAAAGGAACGAGTGAGATTTTGGAAGAAAAAGACTCCGAATTCACACACATAACATGCTCCATCGGCACAGGAGGAACTTTTACAGGGCTTGTCAATTCTATCGAAGAGCAGCAGACATTGTTGGGTTTTTCTTCTTTGAAGGGAGATTTTATCCATGAAGAAATCAAAAATCTACTTAAAAGTCATCAAGTAGTTTCGAAAGGGAAATACCAGATTTTGGATCAATTTCACTTTGGTGGCTATGGAAAAGTCAATGCGGATTTAATTGAATTTGTAAAATGGTTTTACAAAGAATTTGAGATTGTACTAGAGCCTATTTATACTGGGAAAATGATTTATGGTTTGTTTGAAATGATCAAAAATAAAACAATAGAAAGTAATTCTAAAATTTTGATCATTCACACAGGAGGGCTCCAGGGTTTGGCCGGATTCAACCATCGTTTTGGCACTTCCTTGCCACTTTGA
- a CDS encoding RluA family pseudouridine synthase, protein MAEEFELENFDEEEVELFEHYSFNIDKKQSLLRIDKFLTDRIANSTRNKVQVAIDNGHVLVNGKTVKSNYKIKPLDEIKVYLEKPVMHSEVIPEEIPLDIIFEDEYLLIINKPAGMVVHPAHGNWTGTLVNGLVHYFNQLPELPGNSGRPGLVHRIDKDTSGLLVIAKSEVAMTDLANQFFHHTIDRTYIALVWGEPQEDEGTINAHVGRSAKDRKVMAAFPDGSEGKHAITHYAVIKRLRYVSLIQCNLETGRTHQIRAHMKHIGHPLFNDAMYGGDKIRKGTQFSKYKSFIDNCFKIIPRQALHAKSLGFVHPITKERMYFEAPLPEDFRTVLEKWEQYVIYEN, encoded by the coding sequence ATGGCAGAGGAATTTGAATTAGAAAACTTCGATGAAGAGGAAGTTGAGCTTTTTGAGCATTACAGTTTCAATATTGACAAAAAGCAGTCTTTACTGAGGATAGATAAGTTTTTGACAGATCGGATTGCTAATTCCACTAGGAACAAGGTTCAGGTAGCTATAGATAATGGGCATGTTTTGGTTAATGGGAAAACCGTCAAGTCTAATTATAAAATCAAGCCTTTGGATGAAATCAAAGTCTATCTTGAAAAGCCAGTAATGCATTCCGAAGTAATACCAGAAGAAATTCCTTTGGATATTATTTTTGAGGATGAATACCTTTTGATCATCAATAAGCCTGCTGGAATGGTCGTTCATCCTGCCCATGGCAACTGGACAGGTACTTTGGTAAATGGACTTGTACATTATTTCAATCAATTGCCAGAACTGCCAGGAAATAGCGGTAGGCCGGGCTTGGTTCATAGAATAGATAAAGACACGTCGGGATTGCTTGTCATTGCTAAATCAGAAGTAGCGATGACTGATTTGGCAAATCAATTTTTTCATCACACTATAGACAGAACTTACATTGCCTTGGTTTGGGGAGAACCTCAGGAAGACGAAGGTACAATCAATGCCCACGTAGGCCGCAGTGCAAAAGATAGAAAAGTGATGGCTGCATTTCCTGATGGAAGTGAAGGGAAACATGCAATTACCCATTATGCAGTGATTAAAAGATTGCGCTATGTGTCGTTGATCCAATGTAATTTGGAAACAGGAAGGACACATCAAATCCGTGCACATATGAAGCATATTGGACATCCACTTTTCAATGATGCCATGTACGGAGGAGATAAAATCAGAAAGGGGACACAGTTTTCAAAGTACAAATCCTTTATTGATAACTGTTTCAAAATAATTCCTAGACAAGCACTACATGCAAAATCACTTGGCTTTGTACATCCGATCACCAAGGAAAGAATGTATTTTGAAGCGCCACTTCCAGAGGATTTTAGAACAGTCTTAGAGAAATGGGAACAGTACGTAATCTATGAAAATTGA
- a CDS encoding glycosyltransferase, with translation MKIAILTMGTRGDVQPYAVLGKALQSRGHEVTISTAKNFESLVNSYGIGFQPVEADFQEVLASDEGKKMMKANLFAIKRNLKKWVYPLIKNSLSIFYTLAKDSDIVLYHVKTLADAFADQFPEKMIRASLLPIVEPTKEFANPALSGIPIPKFMNRLSFKLANASIKLLSKPIGEFRANFNLPKKYQVPEVKNIYNLSELFLQRPKDYPDSSQFSGFWFEKTEEELSDDLQEFLEKGDSPLLVTFGSMPFKCKFDLQEAILKLSTQLNVRFVIVKGWGFDSTENLENNFDIKIIDSAPYEKLFPRVKAIIHHGGIGTTSECLRAGKPFMICPILYPIGDQAFWGKVSCEIGLAVKPVPLGKMTERSFLESVKDLLTNEERYEKAIQLKLELDKENGIQKTIEKIESIFVEGFDKMK, from the coding sequence ATGAAGATTGCGATATTGACAATGGGTACACGTGGAGATGTTCAACCTTATGCAGTTTTAGGAAAGGCTCTCCAATCAAGAGGTCATGAAGTAACTATATCCACAGCAAAAAACTTCGAATCCCTAGTCAATTCTTACGGAATTGGATTTCAACCTGTAGAAGCAGACTTTCAAGAAGTATTGGCTTCCGATGAAGGGAAGAAAATGATGAAAGCCAATCTGTTCGCCATCAAAAGGAATCTGAAAAAATGGGTTTACCCCTTGATTAAAAACTCACTGAGTATATTCTACACTTTGGCAAAAGACAGTGATATTGTACTTTACCATGTCAAAACTTTGGCAGATGCTTTTGCAGATCAGTTTCCTGAAAAGATGATTCGAGCATCTTTGTTGCCTATTGTAGAGCCCACAAAAGAATTTGCAAATCCAGCACTGAGCGGAATTCCCATTCCAAAATTCATGAATAGGTTGAGCTTTAAACTAGCAAACGCAAGTATCAAATTACTTTCTAAGCCAATCGGAGAATTCAGGGCAAATTTCAATTTACCGAAGAAATACCAAGTTCCTGAGGTCAAGAATATTTATAATTTGAGTGAGTTATTTTTACAAAGGCCAAAAGATTATCCCGACTCTTCTCAATTCTCAGGATTTTGGTTTGAAAAAACAGAAGAGGAGCTTTCTGATGATCTACAAGAGTTTCTTGAGAAGGGAGATTCTCCACTTCTTGTTACTTTCGGAAGTATGCCTTTCAAATGTAAATTTGATTTGCAAGAAGCGATCTTAAAGCTGTCCACTCAATTAAATGTAAGGTTTGTTATAGTCAAAGGTTGGGGTTTTGACTCCACGGAAAATCTTGAAAATAATTTCGACATAAAAATAATTGACAGTGCTCCTTATGAAAAATTGTTTCCGAGAGTAAAAGCGATTATACATCATGGAGGTATAGGTACAACATCGGAATGCCTTCGTGCGGGTAAGCCTTTTATGATTTGTCCCATACTTTATCCCATCGGTGACCAAGCATTTTGGGGAAAAGTATCCTGCGAAATCGGGTTGGCAGTGAAGCCTGTTCCTTTGGGCAAAATGACAGAAAGAAGCTTCTTAGAATCAGTCAAAGACCTTTTGACAAATGAAGAAAGGTATGAAAAAGCCATTCAACTTAAGTTGGAATTAGATAAGGAAAACGGAATTCAAAAGACTATTGAAAAAATAGAAAGTATTTTTGTCGAAGGATTTGATAAGATGAAATAA
- the mnmD gene encoding tRNA (5-methylaminomethyl-2-thiouridine)(34)-methyltransferase MnmD — protein sequence MAKEVKIITTEDGSHSLFLPEINEAYHSFHGAYRESVHVFMLYGLESWFARNQGIQPIRIFEVGFGTGLNAWLSLVWAEQNKVPVLYHSIEPFPLEEKIYSQLNYTKIDETIMHYEPFFQIIHQEPWNEGGVVTEYFNMKKDIVGLEETQLYPTDVVFFDAFAPNKQPELWTKEILSKVVDAMNPGGVFVTYSAKGQLKRDLQELGLTVETLPGPPGKKEMTRAIKI from the coding sequence ATGGCAAAAGAAGTCAAAATCATCACAACCGAAGACGGTTCTCACTCCTTATTTCTACCTGAGATCAATGAAGCGTACCATTCTTTCCATGGTGCCTATCGGGAATCCGTACACGTCTTCATGCTATATGGATTAGAAAGTTGGTTTGCTCGAAACCAAGGAATTCAGCCGATCAGAATCTTCGAAGTGGGATTTGGAACAGGACTGAATGCTTGGCTTTCCCTTGTTTGGGCGGAGCAAAACAAAGTCCCTGTATTGTATCATAGCATCGAACCCTTCCCTTTGGAAGAGAAAATATACAGTCAGCTAAACTATACCAAGATCGATGAAACGATCATGCATTATGAGCCATTTTTCCAGATTATTCATCAAGAACCTTGGAATGAAGGAGGTGTAGTGACGGAATATTTCAACATGAAAAAAGACATTGTTGGGTTAGAAGAAACGCAACTTTACCCAACTGATGTTGTGTTTTTTGATGCTTTCGCACCCAATAAGCAACCTGAGTTATGGACAAAGGAAATCCTATCTAAAGTCGTCGATGCCATGAATCCAGGTGGAGTATTTGTCACCTATTCTGCAAAAGGCCAACTTAAAAGAGATTTACAAGAATTAGGTTTAACAGTAGAAACGCTGCCAGGACCTCCAGGAAAAAAAGAGATGACTAGGGCAATTAAAATCTGA
- the ispF gene encoding 2-C-methyl-D-erythritol 2,4-cyclodiphosphate synthase, with translation MGKIRVGFGYDVHQLKEGYDFWLGGIQVPHEKGAVGHSDADVLIHVICDALLGAANMRDIGFHFSDTDPQYKGIDSKILLKDVMLLIREQGYEVGNIDTTICLQLPKVNPHIPEMKKCLAEVMGIDENDISIKATTTEKLGFVGRQEGVSAYCAVLIEKK, from the coding sequence ATGGGAAAAATTAGAGTTGGATTCGGATATGATGTGCATCAGCTGAAAGAAGGCTACGACTTTTGGTTGGGCGGAATTCAAGTGCCGCATGAAAAAGGTGCTGTTGGTCATTCTGACGCAGATGTGCTAATCCATGTGATCTGTGATGCACTTTTAGGAGCAGCAAATATGAGAGACATTGGCTTCCATTTTTCAGATACAGACCCACAATACAAAGGAATAGACAGCAAAATCCTCTTAAAAGATGTCATGCTCTTGATTCGTGAGCAAGGTTATGAAGTGGGAAATATCGACACTACAATCTGCTTACAACTTCCTAAAGTCAATCCACATATTCCTGAAATGAAAAAATGTCTCGCAGAAGTAATGGGAATTGATGAAAATGATATTTCTATCAAGGCAACTACAACAGAAAAACTCGGTTTTGTAGGAAGGCAAGAGGGAGTTTCTGCCTACTGTGCAGTATTGATCGAAAAGAAATAA